One Capsicum annuum cultivar UCD-10X-F1 chromosome 2, UCD10Xv1.1, whole genome shotgun sequence genomic window carries:
- the LOC107857587 gene encoding potassium transporter 4, producing the protein MHRVDIDNERDTMEQPPSPAAEQTLFERRKGRLASKFMLVNISSNLLLAYQSLGVVYGDLGTSPLYVYRSIFVGKLQNYQTSEAIFGAFSLIFWTITLIPLLKYVFVVLSADDNGEGGTFALYSLLCRHAKFSLLPNQQAADEELSAYKYGFSGQSTSCLPLKRFLEKHKKSRTVLLVIVLLGACMVIGDGVLTPAMSVMSSMSGIQAATEHLSHGGVLILSCIILVGLFALQHSGTHRVGFLFAPIVTIWLISIFLIGLYNTIFWNPKIVSALSPYYIIKFFKETGKDGWVSLGGVLLSIAGTEAMFADLGHFTATSMRIAFPFFVYPCLVVQYMGQAAFLSKNIDSIPNSFYNSVPDSVYWPVFVIATLSAIVGSQAVITATFSIVKQCNALGCFPRVKIVHTSKHIKGQIYVPEINWILMILTLAVAVGFQDTTLIGNAYGLACMTVMFITTFLMALVIIFVWQISVAFATSFLLLFWLIEGVYLSSAFIKIPQGGWVSLVLSFAFLTIMFIWHYGTRKKYNFDLHNKVPLKWLLGLGPSLGIVRVSGIGLIYSELATGIPAMFSHFVTNLPAFHSVMVFVCVKSVPVPFVSPEERFLIGRICPRPYRMYRCIVRYGYKDIQRDDGNFEDLLIQSIAEFIQMEAVEPQLSSSESPSFDGRMAVISTRSVQSSSTLLVSEENFGTCSSIQSSKSLTLQSLRSACDDENPQMRRRRVRFRLPENPGMDPAVRNELSDLIEAKEAGVAYIMGHSYVKARRSSSYLKKLVIDIGYSFLRKNCRGPAVALNIPHISLIEVGMIYYV; encoded by the exons ATGCATCGAGTCGATATTGATAATGAGCGAGACACTATGGAGCAACCGCCTTCCCCTGCTGCAGAACAAACCCTGTTCGAGAGGAGAAAAGGGAGATTGGCTTCCAAG TTTATGCTGGTGAATATTTCCAGTAATCTACTATTGGCTTACCAAAGTCTTGGGGTGGTTTATGGAGATCTGGGCACTTCTCCGCTTTACGTCTATAGGAGCATCTTTGTGGGAAAGTTGCAAAATTATCAGACTTCAGAAGCAATATTTGGTGCATTTTCACTCATCTTCTGGACAATAACGCTCATTCCTTTGCTCAAATATGTATTCGTTGTATTAAGTGCAGATGATAATGGTGAAG GTGGTACATTCGCTCTTTACTCTCTGTTGTGTAGACATGCAAAGTTTAGTCTACTTCCCAACCAACAGGCAGCAGATGAGGAGCTATCTGCTTACAAATATGGCTTCTCCGGGCAGTCGACATCATGTTTGCCGTTGAAGAGATTTCTTGAGAAGCATAAGAAGTCACGTACAGTACTGCTTGTTATTGTATTGTTAGGTGCTTGTATGGTCATAGGAGATGGTGTTCTGACTCCTGCAATGTCAG ttatgtcatcaatgtcagggaTCCAGGCCGCTACTGAACACCTATCTCATG GTGGAGTGCTTATTCTCTCTTGCATAATATTGGTTGGCCTGTTTGCCTTGCAGCATTCTGGAACCCACAGGGTTGGATTCTTGTTTGCTCCTATAGTGACTATTTGGTTGATATCTATTTTTCTCATTGGGCTGTATAATACTATATTTTGGAATCCCAAAATTGTGTCTGCTCTTTCTCCATATTATATCATCAAGTTCTTTAAGGAAACTGGGAAAGATGGTTGGGTTTCCCTAGGAGGTGTCCTCCTCTCAATTGCAG GTACTGAAGCCATGTTTGCAGATCTTGGACATTTCACTGCCACCTCAATGAGG ATTGCATTTCCATTTTTTGTATACCCTTGTTTGGTGGTACAGTACATGGGTCAGGCTGCTTTTCTGTCCAAAAACATTGATTCAATTCCAAATAGTTTCTATAATTCAGTACCCG ACAGTGTATATTGGCCTGTCTTTGTTATTGCTACCCTTTCAGCCATTGTTGGCAGTCAGGCTGTAATCACTGCTACATTCTCCATTGTGAAGCAATGTAATGCACTGGGATGCTTTCCACGAGTCAAAATTGTCCACACGTCAAAGCATATTAAAGGGCAGATCTATGTCCCAGAAATAAATTGGATCCTAATGATTTTGACCCTTGCTGTGGCTGTTGGGTTTCAGGACACCACTTTAATTGGCAATGCGTATG GGCTAGCTTGCATGACAGTTATGTTTATCACAACATTTCTCATGGCGCTTGTCATAATCTTTGTCTGGCAAATAAGTGTAGCATTTGCAACTTCCTTTCTCCTTTTGTTCTGGCTCATCGAAGGCGTCTACCTGTCTTCTGCATTCATTAAGATTCCACAAGGAGGATGGGTGTCCCTTGTGCTCTCTTTTGCCTTCTTGACTATCATGTTTATCTGGCACTATGGAACTCGCAAGAAGTACAATTTTGATCTGCACAATAAAGTTCCATTAAAATGGCTCCTTGGCTTGGGCCCCAGCCTCGGCATCGTTCGTGTGTCAGGGATAGGGCTGATATACTCTGAATTGGCAACAGGAATTCCAGCCATGTTCTCTCACTTTGTTACAAATCTCCCTGCATTTCACAGTGTGATGGTGTTTGTATGCGTCAAATCTGTGCCAGTACCATTTGTCTCACCTGAGGAGCGCTTTCTGATTGGTCGCATTTGCCCAAGACCCTACCGCATGTACCGTTGCATTGTCAGATATGGTTACAAGGATATACAGCGAGATGATGGGAACTTTGAGGATCTTCTCATCCAGAGTATAGCAGAATTCATCCAAATGGAAGCTGTAGAACCACAATTGTCAAGCTCCGAGAGTCCATCATTTGATGGGAGGATGGCAGTTATAAGCACGAGAAGTGTACAGTCAAGCTCAACGTTACTCGTCTCAGAGGAGAATTTTGGTACTTGTAGTTCCATTCAAAGTAGCAAATCTTTAACCCTCCAGAGTCTAAGATCTGCTTGTGATGATGAGAACCCACAGATGAGGAGGCGGCGAGTAAGGTTTCGCTTGCCAGAAAACCCTGGGATGGATCCAGCTGTTAGGAATGAGCTCTCAGATTTAATTGAGGCAAAAGAGGCAGGGGTTGCATATATAATGGGGCACTCATACGTGAAGGCGAGGAGATCATCTTCTTACCTGAAGAAGCTTGTTATCGACATTGGATATTCATTTCTGCGCAAGAACTGTAGGGGTCCTGCTGTGGCGCTTAATATTCCTCACATTAGTCTCATTGAAGTTGGCATGATATACTATGTCTAG